In the genome of Nyctibius grandis isolate bNycGra1 chromosome 18, bNycGra1.pri, whole genome shotgun sequence, one region contains:
- the TXNDC17 gene encoding thioredoxin domain-containing protein 17, which produces MGWEEKQVRGYPEFVQTAQRYHGRPIFALFCGDKDAEGRSWCPDCVTAEPIVRKELHNMPDESVFIYCLVGDRAYWKDPNNEFRKNLKLTGVPTLLKYGTPQKLVEEECFKAELVRMLFTED; this is translated from the exons atggggtgggaggagaagcaggTCCGCGGGTACCCCGAGTTCGTGCAGACCGCGCAGCGCTACCACGGCCGGCCCATCTTCGCGCTCTTCTGCGGTGACAAGGATGCCgagggcaggagctggtgcCCGGACTGCGTGACGG CTGAACCAATTGTGAGGAAGGAACTTCATAACATGCCTGACGAGTCTGTATTCATCTACTGCCTAGTAGGAGACAGAGCCTA CTGGAAAGATCCCAACAATGAATTCAGGAAGAATCTGAAGCTAACAGGAGTGCCTACACTACTTAAATATGGAACA cctcAGAAGCTGGTTGAAGaagaatgttttaaagcagAGCTTGTGCGTATGTTGTTTACTGAAGACTAA